One stretch of Anguilla anguilla isolate fAngAng1 chromosome 5, fAngAng1.pri, whole genome shotgun sequence DNA includes these proteins:
- the LOC118228312 gene encoding cleavage and polyadenylation specificity factor subunit 7-like: protein MAAAVGPADAAELIDIYGEDDFNQNSGEDGEFVGRAEPSDLYDDVLTGSVSQDRLLREEATSSNKSQPTKPENKPAILYTYSGGRSKRLAVYVGNFSWWTTDTDLINVANRIGVKDIQEIKFAENRANGQSRGYAEVVVSSESSLQRLLESLPHSHINGEKVDCRFATRQNFSLFESQAKKRVPQRSNSRESDFTDGRPPGSSPEHPPLTHPHPHPHPHPHPPHPHSTKPSSLPPPFYARPPPFGGDLPPHFSHPPPPIPPPPLPHMYPPPPPHIPSQPAPTLHLNPAFFPPAQESYSSTAYSRNSRDADAPTPPMPEGEYEELMNRNRTIASSAITKAVTGATAGDFPLAIETLLTAIAVIKQSRVSTDERCRALVTSLKDCLFSIESKSYGSRKRHRSRDRDRERDRDRDRERERDREREREREGSHSQSWDMAGGGGGGGGGGGGGGGGGGGGASRRHRDRSASGERDRIRERERERHREYRERHR, encoded by the exons ATGGCGGCTGCGGTGGGCCCGGCGGATGCAGCGGAGCTCATAGACATCTACGGTGAAGACGATTTCAATCAAAACAGTGGCGAG GATGGAGAATTTGTGGGAAGAGCCGAGCCGAGTGATCTCTATGACGATGTACTGACAGGCTCCGTAAGTCAAGATAGGCTGTTGAGGGAGGAGGCCACATCTTCCAACAAGTCCCAGCCAACCAAACCTGAGAACAAACCTGCTATACTGTACACTTACAGTGGTGGGCGGAGCAAGAGGCTGGCTGTCTATGTGGGCAACTTCTCTTGG TGGACCACAGACACTGACCTGATCAACGTGGCGAACCGGATCGGGGTGAAGGACATCCAGGAGATCAAGTTTGCAGAAAACAGAGCCAACGGCCAGTCCAGAGG GTACGCCGAGGTGGTGGTGTCGTCCGAGTCCTCCCTACAGCGGCTGCTGGAGTCCCTGCCCCACTCCCACATCAACGGGGAGAAGGTGGACTGCCGCTTCGCCACCCGCCAGAACTTCTCCCTGTTCGAGTCCCAGGCCAAGAAGC GTGTCCCACAGCGCTCCAACTCTCGCGAGTCGGACTTCACCGACGGGCGGCCCCCCGGGTCCTCCCCCGAGCACCcgcccctcacccacccccacccccacccccacccccacccccaccctccccacccccactccactaagccctcctccctgcccccgccctTCTACGCCCGGCCCCCTCCCTTCGGCGGAGACCTGCCCCCACATTTCAGCCACCCCCCGCCGCCCATCCCCCCTCCGCCCCTGCCCCACATGtaccccccgccgccgccccacATCCCCAGCCAGCCCGCTCCCACCCTCCACCTAAACCCCGCCTTCTTCCCCCCGGCTCAGGAGagctacagcagcacagcctacaGCCGTAACAG CAGGGACGCCgacgcccccacgccccccatgCCGGAGGGGGAGTACGAAGAGCTGATGAACAGGAACCGGACCATCGCCAGCAGCGCCATCACCAAGGCTGTGACTGGGGCCACTGCAG GAGACTTCCCCCTGGCCATCGAAACCCTGCTAACGGCCATCGCCGTCATCAAGCAGTCGCGCGTCTCCACGGACGAGCGCTGCCGAGCCCTGGTCACGTCTCTGAAGGACTGCCTGTTCTCCATCGAGAGCAAGTCCTACGGGTCCAG GAAAAGGCACCGCTCccgggacagagacagagagcgggaCCGGGATCGGGACAGGGAGCGCGagcgggacagggagagggagcgggagagggagggctCCCACAGCCAGTCCTGGGACatggcgggcggcggcggcggcggcggtggcggcggcggcggcggcggaggcggagggggcgggggcgcgtCCCGCAGGCACCGGGACCGCTCGGCCAGCGGGGAGAGGGACCGCAttcgggagagggagagagagcgacacAGAGAGTACAGGGAGCGGCATCGCTAG
- the LOC118228314 gene encoding leucine-rich repeat-containing protein 10B — MGNSSRKEGEEEEEEEDGGTAGEKKKKEEEEEEEEEEELPMGVDELLDSGDPVLDLSYRKLRKLPSRVCTLEHLQKLYLCGNRMRGLPESLAQLQGLRILALDFNKMEDVPPAVCQLANLTRLYLGSNRLMILPPELSNLQSLRCLWVESNYFQRFPRQLYDLPHLRSLQLGDNRLRSLPADLWRMEALRGLWLYGNRFREFPRVLLRMEGLEILDLDRNQISEFPSLAHLPALRLLSYDHNPVKGPPKVGEEVLLVGEGAEEALEARAQKKEARRRAAEKEAEEEAAAAAGGGADEPVIHGILKNSSSAPSHPSNGVSAETDEGLAEDAAPPEEEEEEEQENWEGVECDKTVVEYDEVELEYEEEGIEYEREELVCEGEGFDQEGTELVYERAEMDYEYEEEEEEFDDTERQGRGA, encoded by the coding sequence ATGGGCAACTCATCTAGAAAAGAGGgcgaggaggaagaagaggaggaggacgggggcACGGCAGgcgagaagaagaagaaggaggaagaggaggaggaggaggaggaagaggagttgCCGATGGGGGTGGACGAGTTGCTGGACAGTGGGGACCCAGTGCTGGACCTGAGCTACCGCAAACTGCGGAAGCTGCCCTCGCGGGTCTGCACCCTGGAGCACCTGCAGAAGCTGTACCTGTGCGGCAACCGCATGCGGGGCCTTCCGGAAAGCCTGGCCCAGCTGCAGGGCCTGCGCATCCTGGCGCTGGACTTCAACAAGATGGAGGACGTGCCGCCAGCCGTCTGCCAGCTCGCCAACCTCACCCGCCTTTACCTGGGCAGCAACCGGCTCATGATCCTGCCCCCGGAGCTGAGCAACCTGCAGAGCCTGCGCTGCCTGTGGGTGGAGAGCAACTACTTCCAGCGCTTCCCCCGCCAGCTCTACGACCTCCCCCACCTCCGCTCCTTACAGCTGGGGGACAACCGCCTGCGGAGCCTCCCGGCCGACCTGTGGCGCATGGAGGCGCTGCGCGGCCTCTGGCTCTACGGCAACCGCTTCCGGGAGTTCCCCCGGGTGCTGCTGCGCATGGAGGGGCTGGAGATCCTGGACCTCGACCGCAACCAGATCTCGGAGTTCCCTAGCCTGGCCCACCTTCCCGCCCTGCGCCTGCTCTCCTACGACCACAACCCCGTCAAGGGCCCGCCCAAGGTGGGAGAGGAGGTGCtcctggtgggggagggggcggaggaggccCTGGAGGCGCGGGCCCAGAAAAAGGAGGCACGGCGGCGGGCCGCCGagaaggaggcggaggaggaggcggcggccgCCGCCGGGGGAGGCGCCGATGAGCCGGTCATTCACGGCATCCTGAAGAACAGTAGCTCCGCTCCCAGCCACCCATCCAACGGGGTTTCGGCGGAGACGGATGAAGGTTTAGCAGAGGATGCTGCACCGccagaagaagaggaggaggaggaacaggaaaATTGGGAAGGGGTAGAGTGTGATAAAACTGTGGTTGAGTACGATGAGGTCGAGCTGGAGTACGAGGAGGAGGGGATTGAGTATGAGCGGGAGGAGCTAGTGTgtgaaggggaggggtttgACCAGGAAGGAACAGAGCTGGTGTATGAGAGGGCGGAGATGGACTATGAgtatgaggaggaagaggaggagtttGATGACACAGAAAGGCAGGGAAGGGGGGCATGA